The Helicoverpa zea isolate HzStark_Cry1AcR chromosome 23, ilHelZeax1.1, whole genome shotgun sequence sequence CACCAACAACATCCGAGAGTATTAAAGACACTACTTGAGCAGGTTGAGCCTTTATACTCAACTGACCTCCTTTCAGGTCTGATATTTTCTTTCTAACAGTATTGAGTTCTTTTATATCTGCACCAGCATTTgctaatttctttattagtgcagtTTTTTCTGTTAATGTAATAGGAGGTTTAGGCAATGGTAAGAGGGCAGAACCACCACCTGATAATAAAAGCAAAAGTAAATCGTTACTTCCAAGGTTGGTAACATGTTCACGGATTTTTTCAGCAGTCTCCAAAGCATTTCCATCAGGGAGATTGTTTAGTGCTCCTTCTCGATAAAAAACATTCGTATTTATTGGTTTATGATTTAAACTGCCCACAGGAATGCTGATAATTCCATGTTTAATTTTCGAATTCAAAATATGTTCCACTTCTTTTGCCATGTTCTGCACGGCTTTCCCACTCCCGATTAAGtgcacatttttattacgtaagtTGATATTTTCTCCGTTTACAGTTAACACTTGATTCGAAGGATTGTATTTTACAAACTTCTTTATGAGATTCTCTGGAAGTACCGCTGTTATACTAgctgagaatatttttaacatatccGACACCACTTGCTTGGACATTTTGCGAAACTGCGTAACTTTGTGTAAGTTTACTCGTATTTAATTCTAACTGATAAGTAAAGTATAATAGACGTAACCACGTAAATATACTCTGATATGATAATATGCTTATCTCATTTTGTGAGGCACCTTTACGCCTAACAAGTAAATgattttctgtttgtttgtttatattttgcaAAAGCTGTAAGCCTGTAAGCTAAGCAGAAGCTGTCATTTTGACAAAAGCTATAAATGGACAAAAGTCAAAAGTGAATTTTAAGATGACTGTACACTTTTTTCTGCACTTTCACAAGGAACCATTAACACTGCACGCTAAAGAAATAGATAAAGTCATGTAAATTTCATATTTACTCCTATTTATAGTGTATTGTTATATACAATTGATATAATTTCGTAAAATAAGGTTAACTTCATTGTCATCTTGAATAGTGTATAGTCTTCTTTAAGTTCTTTATAGAcatgatattaaaaataattgtcaaaatatttaagtttcacTCTGACTGTGTGACTTTCAATAGTTTAATTTAGAGGAATTAATACTACACAGTAAAAATGGAAACAAAAGACTTCGTTGGAAGCAGTTAAAAGCTCATGTTTAAAGTACTTTTCCGTGCTTGAAAGTTACCTACATTTTTGACCGACAACTTTCAACTTTACGTTGGCGCGTAAAATTAAACAACGTTCCATTTTGTAGCAGTGTTGTTTTCTACAATAGTGATTGTAATATCTTAAAGctgattatatttttgttatcatGTTCTCTACATTTACTTGATTGGTATTTAGAACATATCTTGTGGATAAGATGAATGCGGATCTGTGATGATGTATTTATTTCGAGTTTTTACAGCCATTCTCATAGATATGTAGCTCATACAGTGCAGAACAGAACGTAATTCGTTCAAACAAGTCGTAACAAGTTGCCGgaaattttaaatttcaaaaccgATTTATCGCATTGCTAATTGCTATGGTGCTTCTTCAAGTAGCgttatttcattttgtattaATTGAATTAAGAATACTATGGATAATCCTGTCTGTATATCGCAATACTTTACGAATAAACAAAATGTGAGATCATttggtaatattataaaattgaacATCTTGAATAACGAAAATGAagaaagttttaataaattccTCTTTCAAGATGAGAACTTGGTAAGTGATATGACTCCtgatttgttaaatattttatcaagtcTCAGAATAAACCTGAAGAATAAATCTAAACTAGAATTTAAGAACTATTTCCCTTTAGATGAGGTTCCAGACTTGCATGCAATAAACAAAGAATGTATTTTAAGTCATTGTTGGAAGGCATTGTGTGAAATAGTTCCAAAACAAGTTTTtggaaataatcaaaataataaaatatttaaaaatttagtCCGGACAGCTATCTACAGTATGAAACGCCAACATTTTGTCCTTGGAAAATTAATAGCAAGTTGGAACATGGAGATATCTCCCTGGAAAGGCCTTGAGACTACTAATGCTCAGAGAATATTGTTTACTATTATTTTGTGGATACTTAAATATGTCCTATCATCACtgatttgtttaaatttttatgttACCACTTGCAAATTGGACGCAAATGaaaacaaactttattatttttggaagtACCAATGGCAGAGCTTTTATGACAAGCAAGTTTCCAAAATGGTTTTCACTAGAGTCATACAGAAATGTGAACCCTATTCACTTGGCAAAAGGTCAAAGAAAAATCACAGTCTTGCTGACAGGAGAAAATTGAAATTGTTAAGAAAAGATATTCCAAAGTTAtatcttaatttaaaaacaaataatgattGCAGGCCTATTGTTTGTTATAAGAACGATTCACTGACTctttcagaaaaatataaaataagagACAGATTGAAATTCTTGAGATTATTGACTGGAAAACCACCAATAAAACTTGAAAATCAGTACAAAACACTACATGCCAAATGGCTAGCAGCTAACAAGCCAAgactttatttcattaaaaccgATCTCAGCAATGCTTTTGGCTGCATAAACAGAGAaaagctattaaaaatattaccagAGAAGCACATGAGTTTGCAAAAGAATGAAAAGTGTTTATCAATGAAGAAAAAATTTGCTCAGCAGTACAGAGATATAATAACAGAGTTGCGTAAACCGATCTTAATCCGGGCAGGATCTACAGTTTATGAATGGAAAGAAGGATTAGTGCAAGGGTATAAATATTCACCTGCCCTTTCAGAACTGTATTATACATGTTTGGATGAATTATACTTTGCTGAGCACCTGAAAAATTCTGAAAATCAagttaaactatttattagAGTTGTTGATGATTATTTGTACATAACAGATTCTTTAGAAGATGCATCATATTTTTTAGATGCATTATCAAATTACAGAAATGTAAACTTTGATAAAACTGAGGTGAATTTTCAACATGAAAGTATCAAGTATAGTGAGAATATATTCTTCCTTGGATATTGTTATAACACTTCTACAATGCAAGTCAGCAGAGCCAGCAATATTTATGCTGGACAAATGTGctataaaattgcatttacaaGTGGATTTTCTGATCTACCCAAGTTTATTGAAAGCAGAATTGGTCAATCAGGCATTCCAATTAATAGCCATATATTTAACTTGAACTATAATAACGAAGAACTAATCTGGAGGCATATATTTACCACTTTCTGTCTGTCTTCAAACAAATTCTGCACTATCATGGCAGTCCTTTGCAATGAGCTAGAAATGAAGAACTACCTACCACTTTACAAAAAGAGGGTAACAGTGAAATTGAGTAACTCTATAATCGAAATGTTAATGAAGAATAAGCCCAAGGATTTTATATTTGTGTACTGTATTAATCATTTTAGATATTTAGCATGGAAGGCTTTGTACTTGTGTGCTAAGCTTACGCCAAAATGTTCTGGGCTGGTTccatacataaataatgaatTGTCAAAATGCAATTGTATATTTGGAAAATGGCGGGAACACGCGAGAAGAATCGATACAAATGGCGAATGTGAGCGAAAAGCTATCAAAGAAGTTTGTAGAAGAACTGACTTGAGGATAATTTTTAGAGATTTCGATGTTTTACCTGATGGATTTCAATGTTATCATCATAAacgtttattgtaaaaataataaataaaaatcaatttttgtataatgtaaaaaatattttattgtaaaataaagatTCACTTGGAcggtaaataattattaaaggcACATACATATTTGGACGGATGTAAGTTTCATTAAAAGCtgcaatataattaaaacaCGTATAAATCTTACACACTAGGTTATTCTAATTTGtcagataaaataatatcatagcTCAGATCTTAAAAAAGTCACACAGAAATTCATTTAGCTACAAAATTGTATTGCTTACATACTATCAAGGAGCAGtcattttgtattaaaactaACATTGTACAGTATACTTAAGTTCACAAATACATAGATATGATTAAGAAAATCCTTGAACTTGTGTGAAGTTATCTATGGATGACCTTAATATGCGAAATAAACAAAGTTGCTCAGAGAAGGtgtatataataatagtatCACTGAAACAAAAGGTTATATGAACCTTTTACCAACTGCCCCAtcataaaacacaaaattatctTAACAAAGCTACCACAAAGACGGCTACGGCCAACAAATGGCCGACTATTCCATTCCTATACGCGTGCGACAAAAAGTCGGGGTCCGACGCGACATAGTAAGAAGCTTGAGGTGCGTCACACGAGACTATGCGAGCGGCTCTTATAAGCGCAGGTCCGGCGACTATTTCCGCTGATCGCTTGCTGTGTGGTAACGGCTTTAGACGAACTGCCACGTCACTGAATATTAGGTCCGAGTATGGTGGTAACGAGTAAAACATGCTGAAACTGTAGacaacaaatattttagaattagTTTTGTGTCATTTGAGGAGTTTTTAGGGACattgatataatttaattaggtaattagAATTGTCTTAAATAATAACGCTTTTTGATCAATTGACAATGAGTCATCAACATTTGCCATTCTTGCAAAGAATCAATTTAGCAAAAGGTTTTATACACAATGAATTATACAAATGTAGATACAGAAAAACCTTCTTAATAGGTATCAATTATTGAATAATTACCTGAACTCATCAGTAGTGACAGCGCCATAGAACTGCTGAGCGTAAACCATGAGATTAGAGTATGTGTCCAACTCAGTATGGTTTGGTCTGCCCATCAGAACTGAACCAGGAACTTTCCCCAAGTTGCAGTGCTTGTATTCGTGCATTTTCGCGCGTGTACCTGTAAAGGAAATGATTGAGAATACAATATATGTATGGTATGTATATGAAAATGGCTTGGAGTGttggaaaaaatatgaatttaattgtTACGGAATATAAAATGGAATAGAGCCTTGACAGTTGTGGTACATAATCAATATTCGTATTTTTGTTAATAGTAGACACTCGTTAgggggttttattttttaaccgccTCCTCAAAAGGCGGAGATTCTCAATTCGGGTGTTTTAGCAGCCCAGTTTTAGGGAGGTAGCAAACTCGGCCGTATTACATGTCAGTGAGCTTAGGGAACGGCTCAGCCGGCGCCGAGTGCCGAACAACGTCCCCTCCCCCCTCCAGCATGCACAACATTACCATCAGGACACAACAACTGCAGGTCATCAGGCAGCAGGTCCCTCGCCCACCACTCGCGTCGCCTGCCGGCCGACACCTCAGCCGGCGCCGAGTGCCGGACGAAGGCGACGTCCCCTCCCCCCTCCAGCATGCACAACATTACCATCAGGACACAACAACTGCAGGTCATCAGGCAGCAGGTCCCTCGCCCACCACTCGCGTCGCCTGCCGGCCGACACCTCAGCCGGCGCCGAGTGCCGGACGAAGGCGACGTCCCCTCCCCCCTCCAGCATGCACAACATTACCATCAGGACACAACAACTGCAGGTCATCAGGCAGCAGGTCCCTCGCCCACCACTCGCGTCGCCTGCCGGCCGACACCTCAGCCGGCGCCGAGTGCCGGACGAAGGCGACGTCCCCTCCCCCCTCCACCATACACCGCACTGCGCCTACGTGACCGAAGTAGTCTTCACTGGCGTCGCGGCGGCAACGTctaggagaaaaaaaaaaaaagaatgtggTTCCAATTTCTTCTAGAGCACTTTTATAACTAGGACCGCGGTAATTCGAAACATCCCACAGCCGCAGCCCCTGACTTCGTTAGAATGACGTACCTGAAGCGTCAGGACACAGAGATTTACATACCTAAAAGAAGCGCCATGACACAAATGACACAGATTATCATGTGGTACAGTGCCGGAATCCACATATTCGGAACTGAGAGCACCGGGGGCACAAGACTTTGTGAAGTATTCGGCGGCTGCGTGAGCTCCGTCACAGCCGTATGATCTGCAAAACACATAAGCATCATATGAAGTATATGAACCGATGCCCATGAGGGCTCAAGAACACCGACAATGTAAACGTGCGTTTTTTCTAGAAACAACTGTATACTTTGAAATTTTAACTGAAGCTCGTTTTTAGCGTTTAGATAAAGGTGGAAGGTGGTGGTGAAGGCGTTTGGATGTACGTGCAAGGACTTGCGCCCCAAGAGTTCCGTAccaatatcgataaaaaatcgCTTTGGTTTATGGGACcttaaacattaatttcaagAATGACTTcagaatataacaaaaaaactatttctttacAATAATCAATTTTTACAGCAAAAATCACGCGGAAGACTATAAAAAgacaaactaaataaaactCCACAATTACCTGATCCATCCATTAGAAATAAGATAAGCGAGTGGGAACACCCATCCGGCGGCAGTGCCCAGCCCAGTATGACAGGTATTCTTGCCGCGCAAATACGTCAGATCTGTATCGGGGTCCTGTTCCTTAGCGACGGCCACGGCGTAGTACCAGTTGTCACCGCTTGAGTAGATCTGAGAATTTTAATTGTCGATGATTTTATTGCGAAAATCACTAATTTCAGTAACAAATAACACTATTTCGACAAAACACTTCGATATGTAGTTGATAGAGGGATCTCTACTTCAACggaatatgttttcaaaataataataatggcttcCATACCGATTATCGGTCATGGCCGCTGTTTTCTGTTAGTTGATCAGTCAGCTACATAGGGCATAATTATTACAGAGGCCAACGTggtttttaacttaaaa is a genomic window containing:
- the LOC124641904 gene encoding telomerase reverse transcriptase-like — its product is MDNPVCISQYFTNKQNVRSFGNIIKLNILNNENEESFNKFLFQDENLVSDMTPDLLNILSSLRINLKNKSKLEFKNYFPLDEVPDLHAINKECILSHCWKALCEIVPKQVFGNNQNNKIFKNLVRTAIYSMKRQHFVLGKLIASWNMEISPWKGLETTNAQRILFTIILWILKYVLSSLICLNFYVTTCKLDANENKLYYFWKYQWQSFYDKQVSKMVFTRVIQKCEPYSLGKRSKKNHSLADRRKLKLLRKDIPKLYLNLKTNNDCRPIVCYKNDSLTLSEKYKIRDRLKFLRLLTGKPPIKLENQYKTLHAKWLAANKPRLYFIKTDLSNAFGCINREKLLKILPEKHMSLQKNEKCLSMKKKFAQQYRDIITELRKPILIRAGSTVYEWKEGLVQGYKYSPALSELYYTCLDELYFAEHLKNSENQVKLFIRVVDDYLYITDSLEDASYFLDALSNYRNVNFDKTEVNFQHESIKYSENIFFLGYCYNTSTMQVSRASNIYAGQMCYKIAFTSGFSDLPKFIESRIGQSGIPINSHIFNLNYNNEELIWRHIFTTFCLSSNKFCTIMAVLCNELEMKNYLPLYKKRVTVKLSNSIIEMLMKNKPKDFIFVYCINHFRYLAWKALYLCAKLTPKCSGLVPYINNELSKCNCIFGKWREHARRIDTNGECERKAIKEVCRRTDLRIIFRDFDVLPDGFQCYHHKRLL